The window CGAGCGGGTGGTCGACCTGACGACCGACACCTCGGACCTCGATCCGAACCAGACCGTCGACGCGTTGCTGCGCCGCATCAAGCGGCGGACAACGCGGCCCTTAGCGGCAGTTCCGGGTCACTGAGCACGACCTGCGCCGCGCGCAGGGTCACCGTGTTGACGATGATCGGCGCCATCAGGTTCGCCGTCGCGTCGGCGATCGACGCCCCGGCGTTCACGATGACGAGCACGAGCGCGTCCTCGGCCCGGGTCAGGCCGAGCGTCTCGGCCCAGTCGTCACTGATCTCCGGGGCATAGTCGGGGAACACCGGACCGGGCGGCATGACCAGGAACCGCACCTCGCGGTCCTCCAGCGACTGCAGCGCACACACGATCGACGCGGGGTCGATCTCGGTGAGCACGAAGCTCCGGTGCCCCGGGAATCCCGCGATCGGACCGACGAACTCCAGCGCCGGCACAGCCTCGGCCTCGGTGCCGGTCTGAGCTTCGGAAAGCATCTCCACCGCCGCGGTCATCGGAGGAAGTCCACGAGCGAAGGGGTGACGACCCGTTCGGTGGCGGCCAGCGCCGCCTGCTGCGCGACCTGCGCCAGCGAGAGCTCGACGAGCGTGGCCGGCAGGTCGACGTCCTCGACGTCCGACAGCGAGGCCTTCAACGTCAGGATCCGGTCGTCGGCGGCGGTACGCATCTGCTCCACGCGGTTGTAGGCGGCGCCGACCTCCGCGACCTTGCCGGCGATCCGCTTCATCGCCGAGTCGAGGTCACCGAGACCGGTGTTCAGCGCGGCGTGGTCGCCGGCGCGGAGGGCGGTCGAGATGTCGTCGAGGACGGTGAACAGGTCCGCCCCCGCGGGCCCGAACACCTCCGGACCGGTCTGGTCGACACGCACCGTCGCGTTGGCCCCGACCGTCCGCAGGATCGGCGGGGAGGCCGCCGGACCGACGTAGGTGCCGGACGCGTCGTACGCCTGCACCCCACCCGTCGTCCCGCCGAAAACGGGGCGGTCGAGGTAGCGCGTGTTCGCCAGGCCGATCAGGCCCTGCCGGAGCTGGTCGATCTCCGCGGCCAGCGCCTCGCCCGAGTTGGCCGAGGCCGCGCCGGAGTTCAGGCCGGTCAGCGTGAGGTCGCGCGCGCGCCGGACGGACGACAGCGAACTCGTCAGGCTCTGGTCGATGGTGCCGAGCCAGCCGAGGCCGTCGTCGGCGTTGCGCGACCACTGCGTGTTGTCGCGGATCTCGGCGCGCATCTGCATCGCGGAGACCGTGCCGGTCGGGGAGTCCGACGGCTTCGAGATCAGCTTGCCGCTCGAGAGCTGCTGCTGGATGCCGCTGAGCCGGGTCAGGTTGTTCTGCAACCCCGCCAACGTGGTCGTAGCGATCGAGCGCTGGGTGATGCGTCCGATGGTCATGCGTTACCTCCCCACCAAGCCGGTGCGGTTGATCAGGACGTCGAGCGCCTCGTCGATCGCTGTGATGACGCGCGCGGCCGCCTCGTACGCGCGCTGATAGCTGAGCAGGCCCACCATCTCCTCGTCGACGTTCACCCCGACCGCGGACTCCAGCGCGGCTGCCGCCTGCGTGGAGACCGACGCCTGGATCGACTGCCGGCGGTTCGCCGCCTGCGCCGCCGCTCCGACGTCGACCACCAATCGGCGGTAGACGTCGTCAGGTGAGCTCGCACCGCGACCGATCTCGGCGAGCACGGACGCGTTGCTGCCGTCGAGCGAGGGATCCGGGTTCGGCGCCTGCGCGGAGGCCGCGACCATCCGCGGGTCCGTCACCAGGTTCGCGATGTCCTTCGCGGTCGCCGTCGCGGAGAACATCGCGACGCCGGCGTTGCCGTCGAGGTCGTAACCCGCGGCGTGCGCGGCGTTGACGGTGTCCCGCAGCGCGAACGCGACCGCGTCGAGGTCGTCGGCGTACTTCGGGATCGTGACACCGAGCGCCTCGACCTGCCCGCCGATGCTGCCCCCGAGCACGGCCGGCGTACCGATCGACGTCCACGTGACCGACGGTGCCGGGCTTGGGCCGGAACGCAGGTCGGTCATCGACGTCGCCCCACTGACCGCCAGCGTCTCCGCCCGGTCGCCGCGGACGAGCGCGATCCCGCCGAGGTAGACGTCGATCGTGCCGTTCTCGCCCGCCCGCGCGACCGCCCCGGTCGCCTGCGCGAGGGAGTTGATCAGCTGGTCCCGCTGGTCGCGCAGCTCGTTGACCGGGATGCCGGCCTGCGTGCTGCGCAGGATCGCCTGGTTCAGCTCGGCGACGTTCGCCGCCGTGATGTTCACCTGGTCGACGGCGACCGCGAGCTGCTCGCGCCCCGCCGACCACTGGGTGTCGAGCTTGAGGTGCGCGGCGCGGAAACCGTCGGCCGCCGTCGTGGTGCGCGCGAGGAGCTGAGCACGCGCGGCGAGGTCGCCGGGCCGGTTCGCGACGTCGTGCCACGCGGCCCACAGGTCCGAGAGCTGCGAGGCGATGCCGGTGTCGCCGGGCTCCCCCAGCACCGACTCGACGCCGGCCATCGTGGCCTGACGCGCCGTCAGCTGAGAGAGCGTCCCGGACTCGCTCCGGGCGCGCGCGGTGAGGAAGTCGTCCGAGAGGCGCGCGATGTCCGTGACGCGGACGCCGCCCCCGCCGCCGTCGTAGGTCGCCCACAGCGCCGGCACCTCCGGCGCCCCGACCGACTGCTGCACGACCCGCTGCCGGGTGTAACCGTCGGTGTTGGCATTGGCGATGTTCTGGCCCGTGACGTCCAGACCGCGCCGCGCGGCCTGCAGGCCGGTGAGCGCGGTGGACAGGCCCGAGAAGCTGGTCACAGGGCCTCGTTGATCAGCCGGGCCCGGGGAACCGAGGCACTGGCCGCGCCGCTCGGGGAGTAGGTCGGGACGTCGTCGCCCTTGGAGTTCAGGGCCATCAGCATCCGGATGGTCTCCTCCGTCGCCTGCTTGCCGGCGGTGATCAGGTCGCGGTTGCTGTTGGCGAGCGCGGTGATCTCGGCGGTCAGGGCGTGGAAGGACGTGCGGTGGTCCCGCAGGATGCCGGCCCACGGCTCCGCGCAGGCGTCGGCGAGGGCGGCCAGGCTCGGGTTCGGCGCCAGGCCGAGCGCCTCGGCGGCCTCGTCGACGGCGGTGGCCCGGGCGAGTTCCGTGCGGCGGATCTCCGCGAGCACGATCTCGACCTCCTTCGTCGCACGCGCCAGCCAGCGTGAGCGGCCTGATGTGAGGACGAGCTGCTCCTCCTCGAGCTTGAACAGCAAGAGCTCCAGAAGCTCGCGCTCGCGCCAGAGAATCGTGGAGACCTCGGCGAGACCCATCGCCCTTCACCCTTCACCGGTGTCGTGTCAGGGGACCTATCGGCGCGGTTCCACCCCACCTGAGGGGAACCGCTCCGGCGTGTCGCTCGGGACTTTGGTCCCGAGTTCTCGGCACAAAACGGGCACTACGGAACGTGACCGGACACGGGCGGTGACCTGGGCCTTCAGTCCCGGGCCTTAAGGGGCCGAGAAGGCCCTCGTGACCAACTCTTTGCTTTCCCCCACCGCGACGCCGCTGCCCCCGTCGGCCCGCTCGATCGACGAAGAGGCCATGGTCCGCGAGAACCTTCCGCTGGTCGGCTACCTGGTCTCGGAAGTTCTCGCGAAGGTTCCCGCGCACGTGTCGCGCGCGGAGCTGACCTCAGCCGGTCTCGCCGCCCTGGCGTTCGCCGTCCGCGCCTACGACGAGGACCGCGGCGTGCCGTTTCCGCGGTTCGCGAGCATCCGCATCCGCGGCGCCCTCATCGACGAGCTGCGCAACACCGACTGGGCGTCCCGGTCGGTCCGCGCGAAGGCTCGCCGGCAGGAGGCGGTCGTCGCGCAGCTGACGACGGAGCTCGGCCGCACGCCCACCGACGTCGAGCTGGCGACCGCCCTGGGCGTCGAGGTGTCGGAGATCGCCGACGGCCGGCACGACGTCCACCGCGCCGTGGTTCTCTCCCTCGACGGCTTCGCCGACCCGGAGTCCGTGGAGACCCTCGCGCCCTCCTCCGAGGCCGGCCCCGAGGACCAGCTGCTCGCGCACGAGCGCATCGGCTACCTGCACGACGCGGTGCTGACGCTGCCGGAGCGGCTGCGCATCGTGGTCACGCAGTACTACTTCGAGGAGCGCCCGATGGCGGAGACCGCCGCCCAGCTGGGCGTGACGGAGTCCCGCGTCTCGCAGATGCGCGCCGAGGCTCTGACTCTCCTGCGCGGCGGCCTCAACGCCGCCCTGACCGAGGAGCGGCCGGCGCCGACCGCCGCGTCCACCGGACGCGCGGCCAAGCGGCACGAGGCGTACTACGCCGCCGTCGCGGCCCGCAGTGACTACCGCTCGCGCCTGTCCGCGCGTCCGGTCGACACCCGTCCGCGGACGGGCGAGCAGAAGACCGCCTGACTCCTCAGGTTTCCGCTTCGGCGGCCGAAATCCTCGGTGTCGGGCCACGGACGGCCCGCATCGATCACCACCGCTCATCCCATTCGGAAAGGACTCCATCATGGGACTCCGCATCAACCAGAACATCTCGGCGATGAACGCCTACCGCAACCTGTCGGTGACCTCGGGTCAGATGGAGAAGTCGCTCGAGCGTCTCTCCAGCGGTTTCCGCATCAACCGCGCCGCGGACGACGCGGCCGGCCTGTCCATCTCCGAGGGCCTGCGCTCGCAGATCGGTGGCCTCAAGGTCGCCGTCCGCAACAGCCAGGACGCCATCTCGGTCGTCCAGACCGCGGAAGGTGCGCTGACCGAGACCACCTCGATCCTGCAGCGCATGCGTGACCTCTCCGTCCAGGCCGCCAACGGCGGCAGCCAGGACGCGAAGGCCCAGGCCGCGGCCCAGACCGAGTTCGCCCAGCTCCAGGGCGAGCTGGACCGCATCGCCAAGACCACCTCGTTCGGCGGCCAGAAGCTGCTCGACGTGGGCGTCAACGGCTCCACCGGGTACAGCGGCAACTTCCAGGTCGGCGCCAACAACACCGCTGACGACCGCATCGACGTCGCCCTCACCGCGGCGGCGTTCGGCACGGCCGTCTCGGCGTCCGCCGCGACGGCGGCCACGGTCACCGGCGGCCAGGCCGTGCCGGCCACCTACACCGGCGGCACCCTGACGTTGTCGGTCGACGGCGGGGCGTCGTTCAACGTCACCGTCGCCAACGACGCCACCGCCGCGACGGTGGTCACCGCCATCAACACGGCGTACCAGACCGCGACCGGCTCCTCCGGGAACATCGCGAGCCAGGCGGCCAGCGTGATCACGCTGACCTCGGAGACCACCGGCTCGTCGTCCAGCATCAACGTGCTGGCGGCGTCGACGGACTCGCTCACCACCGCGCTCGGCCTGGCCGAGACCTCCACGGCGGGCGCCGCCGCGGTGCTCGGCACCGCGACCGGGTTCGACAGCGCCGGCCTCGGGGTGAACTCGGCGTCGCTGAGCAGCACCGCGAACGCGCGGTCGGCGATCGACGTCGTCGACAACGCGATCAAGAACGTGTCGACCGCTCGGGCGCAGCTCGGTGCGTACCAGAACCGGTTCGAGCACACGATCAACAACCTCAACGTCGCGGTGGAGAACCTGTCCGCGTCGGAGAGCCGGATCCGCGACACCGACATGGCGTCGGAGATGGTCAACTTCACCCGGAGCCAGATCCTCTCCCAGGCCGGCACCGCGATGCTGGCGCAGGCGAACTCGGCGCCGCAGGGCGTGCTGCAGCTGCTCCGCGGCTGATCGCGCCGGTCGTCCCGTAAGACGCGCGACGCCCCGGGGAGGGGGCCACACCTCCCCGGGGCGTGCGCACCGCTCGTGCAGTGCTCTCCCAGTAGCCGAAGGAGGTCCCGATGGCCGGTATGTCGGTCGACGGACTGATCAGCGGGCTGGACACCACCTCGTTGATCAACCAGCTCGTCCAGGCCGAGGCGGCGCCGCAGACGTCGCTGAAGAACAAGGTCAGCGAGGCCCAGGCCGCCGTGTCGGCCTACCAGAGCATCAACACCCGCTACGCCGCGCTCGCGACGGCCGCCGAGGCGATCGCCGACGCCGACACCTGGACCACGCCGGTGACGTCGTCCTCGTCCGGGTCGGTCAAGGCGAGCAGCACCGCCACCGCGGCCCTCGGCCGGCTCGACTTCGACGTCACCTCCGTGGCGCGGTCGCACTCGCTGGCGACGGGGACGTTCTCCGACATCAACGACATCGTGCCGACCTGGCCGGTCGTGCTCACCGGGGACAAGGGCGGGATGGCGTTCGCGATCACCGCGACGGACAACTCGGTCTCCGGCCTGATCAACGCGATCAACAGCGCGACCGGCGTCAACGGCGCCTCGCTCGACCTGCAGGCCACCGTCGTCCAGGTCGCCCCCGGCACGTACCGGATCCAGGTCAGCGCGAAGGACACCGGCGAGGCGAGCCAGTTCACGCTCGACGGCCTCGGCGCCACCAGCGTCGTCCGCACCGGCACCGACGCCGAGATCGACCTCGGCGGCGGCCTGACCGTGAAGTCGTCCACCAACACGTTCACCGACGTCCTCCCCGGCACCACGTTCACCGTGAGCAAGGAGGAGACGGGGGTGTCGGTGTCCACGGCGGTGACGGCGGCGTCGATCGCGGACAAGGTCGCCGCGATGGTCAACGCCGCCAACGCCGCGCTGGCCGAGGCCGCGAAGCAGTCGGCCTACGACACCGCGAGCAAGAAGGGTGCGCCGCTGGTCGGCGAGGCCACGATCCGGACGCTGCAGTCGCAGACGCTCGGGGCGGTGGACGTCGTCTCCGGCGCCGGCTCCCCCGGCACCGCGGGCATCGGGCTCGATCGCAACGGCCGCCTGACCTTCGACCGCGCGCGCTTCGTCGAGCTGATGGGGGAGGACCCTGCGCGGGCCCAGGCCCTCGCCGCCGGCGTCGGCGCCTCGCTCGCCGCGGTCGCGAAGGGTGCGACGGACTCGACGTCCGGCTCGGTCACCCTCGCCATCCAGGGCCGGGACGCCGCCATCAAGGACCTCGGGACGCGCATCGAGAACTGGGACACCCGGCTCTCCGCCCGCAAGGCCGCCCTGGTGCGGCAGTTCAGCGCGATGGAGACGGCGCTCTCGTCGCTGCGGAACCAGTCGTCCTGGCTCTCCGGCCAGCTCTCGTCCCTGCCGACGTGGGGCTCGTCGTGACACCACCCCTCCTGACGGACCATTCAGCAGCATCGAACGGGGAGCCCCGGATGAGCAGCGGCCTGACCACGGCGAACGCCCTGGGCCTCAACGGCGGAGGGAGGATCGCCGCCCAGCGGGCGCGGTTCCTCGACGACGCCGTCGCCACCGCCTCGCCCACGCGGCTCGTCACGATGCTCTACGACCGCCTGCTGCTCGACCTGACCCGCGGCGCGGACGCGCAGTCGGTCGGGGACCGGGCCGCCGCGAACACCCACCTGCTGCACGCCCAGGAGATCGTCCTGGAGCTGGCCGGCAGCCTGCGGCCCGAGCTGTGGGAGGGCGGGCCGGCCCTGGCCGCGCTCTACACGTTCCTGCACTCGGAGCTGGTCCGGGCGAACGTCTCCGGCGACCCCGCGCGCACCGCGGCCGTCCGCACGCTGGTCGAGCCGCTCGCGGAAGCGTGGCGCGCCGCCGCGCTGGAAGTTTCGGCCGCGGCGGCTTCGGTCGACCGCGTGGGGTAGGGGGTCGCCATGACCGATCGCACCCTCCGGCTCGTTCCCGCGGAACCCGCGACGTGGGACGACGCCTGGTCCGACGCCCTGACCGCCCTCGAACTGGACGTCGCCCGCGCCGAGGAGCTCCTCGCCTCGGGCGCCCCCGCCGAGTTCCCCGCGCCCCGGCCGGACTGGGTCGCACCCGAGCTGTCCGGCCCCCTGCCCGAGCGCCTGCGAGCCCGCGCCGAGGCCATCGCGGCCCGGCAGCTCCGCGTCGCCGAGGACCTGAGCCGGGCCATCGCCGCCGCCCGGACCGAGCTCCGCCTGGCCGAACGACTGCACGCGAACACGCTCGACCGCAGCACTCCCGCCTTCCTCGACGCGAGCTTCTGAGCCCAACCTCCCCCGTAGCGCGGCCCCGAGTGGGCACAGTAGGGCCATGAGAACCGGGGTACTGCGGACGAGGAATGCGTGCCTGGCGGGCGGCCTTGCCCTGCTGCTGGCCGTGGGCGGCTGCGCCGGCGACGACAACGGCGCCTCGATCGACGGGCAGCTGGACTTCGTCCCCGCCGATGACGCCAAGGCCCTGGGCGACCGGGCGCAGAACGAGCCTTCCGGGGACCACGAGGGCCTGATCAAGGGCGACGACCCGGAGAAGAGCGGGCCGAAGGTCGCCAAGAGCGAGTGCGCCCGCTCGATCGAGGTCTCCAACGCCCTGCTCGCCAAGCACGTGATGACGCTGTTCCCGGCGAAGAAGCTGCGCCGCGTCGAGCGGATGAAGCCCGCCGACACCCTGAACTGCGACCCCGCCGAGGGTCCGGACTGGGGCGGCATCGCCGCGCTCTGGAAGGGCATGAGCGGCGCCGACGCGATCGCGATCCTGGAGAAGGCCGGCTGGACCCGCAAGGACCCCGCGTCCGGTCCGCCGAGGTGGGCCACGGACAAGCTCCCGCCCGGGAACGGGGACCTGAACCTCGAGCCCGACCCGAAGTTCGTCGTCACCTTCACCGCCACGAAGGCGGGCCAGAAGATGTGGATCGACCTCACCCAGGACGGAATGCGGACCGGGATCGACTGATCCCCGGGTCTACTCGACCGGGGCGGCGTCCGGCTCGACCGACTCCACCGGCTGCTGGGAGGCGGCCCGCAACTGCTTGCGGGTGTTCCAGATCTGCCGGATCACGATGAGGACGACCAGCGCGATCGTCAGGTAGAGCGTGTAGTCCGCGAACGCCTCGACGGCGTCGACCGCGGACTGCCCGACCCAGTAGCCGAGACCGGCCAGGACGCTCGTCCACAGCAGCGCACCGAGGACGTCGAGGACCAGGAACGTCGTCAGCCGCATCCCGGCCCAGCCGGCGGCGGCGTAGATCAGCACGGTGGGCAGCGGCGAGTAGTACGCGGTGAGAACGGCGATCGCGCCGAAGCGGACCGTCAGGCGCTTGACCTTCGCCAGCCGCATCTCGGTCTTGCGGGACTCGCCGAGGATCATGTGCAGGCTGCGCTCGCCCCACCGCTGACCGGCCCACCAGTACGCCCAGTCGAACAGAACGGTCGCGGGGAGGCCGACGAGCACGGCGACCCAGAGGCTGACCTCGTCGACCCGGGCGAGCGCCCCGAGGTTGACGATCGCGGTCATCCCGCCGCGGATCGCCGCGAGGGCGACCGGATGGTTCTGGATCATCCACGGGATCAGCGGCATCGTCGCGAGCCCGTAGAGCCCGCTGATCATGATCGCGGTGACGAGAATCTTGTCGGCGGGCTGGGCCTTGCCCTCCCAGGGCAACGTCGGGCCCGGCGCGTGCGAGTTCATCGCGGTCAGGGTCTCACGCCGATCTTGGGCTCCGACGCGGAATCGGCACGGCGATTGGTCTAGAGCTAGACTATTTTCATGGCACACCGCCTCGAACACCCTTTCAGCGGCGCGATCTACGCCGGGCTGGGCGACGGCCGCGTCGAGGTCACGAAGGGCGACCGGCGCGGGGTCTTCGACTACCGCGGCTTCTGGCTCGAGGGCGACCTGCGCACCGCCGACCCGGAGATGTGCCGCTGGGTCGGCACCCACGGGTACACGCCCGCGTCCCGGCACCTGGTCGGGTTCACCCAGCACGACGGCGTGGAAGGCGAGCGATCCGGATGACCGCACCCACCGAGCGACCTGCCCAGCGCCCGCGCCGCAGCCTGTTCGACCAGCCCCGACCGGACCGTTCCAACGGCCCGAGCTACCAGGACCTGCTCGACGCGGACACCCACGAGGTGCCGGCGTTCCTGCGCGCGGAGGGCGAGTCGGACTTCGGCGTCGCCGACATCGCGGCCCGCTACTACCTGGACCGCGACATCGCCGTCCTGGAGAAGGAGCGGATCTGGAAGACCGTCTGGCAGTTCGCGTGCCGCGAGACCGCGGTCGCGAACCCGGGCGACACGGTCGTCTACGACATCGCGGACCTCTCGATCCTGCTGGTGCGCGGCGAGGACGGCGTCCTGCGTGGGTTCTACAACGCGTGCCTGCACCGCGGCCGTCAACTGCGGCACGAGGACGGGCCGGCCGGCGAGCTCGCGTGCCAGTTCCACGGCTTCTGCTGGGACCTGGACGGCGGCCTCAAGCGCGTGCCGGCGCGCTGGGACTTCCCGCAGGTGACCGACGAGGGCTTCGCGCTGCCGCAGGTCCGCGTGGACACCTGGGGCGGGTTCGTCTTCGTCTGCCTGAGCGAGGACCAGGTCCCGCTGCGGGACTACCTCGGCCGCCTCACCGAGCTCGACCACTGGGACCTCGAGGGACGGTACGTCGAGGCGCACGTCGAGAAGCTGCTCCCCTGCAACTGGAAGGTCGCGCAGGAGGCCTTCATGGAGAGCTTCCACGTCGTCACCACCCACCCGCAGCTGCTGCGCGGCATCGGCGACGCGAACTCCCAGTACGACGCGTGGGGCTGGATCAGCCGCGCGATCACGCCCCGCGGGACCCCGTCACCGCATCTGACGTACGAGCCGACCGAGCAGCAGATCTTCGACGCGATGATGGGTCTCGGCATCGACGACCCGCGCATCCTCGAGCTGCCGGACGACGCCACCGCCCGCACGGTCATCGCGGCCGCGACGCGCAAGCGGATGCTCGACTCCCTCGGCGACAAGGCCGAGACGCTGTCGGACTCCGAGTGCGTCGACACGTTCTTCTACACGGCGTTCCCGAACTTCCACCCGTGGGGCAGCTACAACCGGACCTGCTACCGGTTCCGCCCCAACGGCTTCGACCCCGAGACCTGCTTCATGGAGGTCCTCGTCCTCTCGCCGTTCCTCGGCGAGCGCCCCCCGGACGCGCCCGTCCGCCGCCTCGGCCTCGAGGACTCGTTCCTCGACGCGATCGAGCTCGGTCCCCTCGCCCGCGTCTTCTTCCAGGACGAGTACAACGTCGGCTTCGTCCAGAAGGGCCTCCACACCCTGGTGGAGCACAAGCCCGGCGTCTCCTTCGGCGCCTACCAGGAGACGAAGATCCGCCACTTCTACGCCCTCTACCGCGAGCTCATGGACCTCTGACGCCCCACCCGTTTCAGTAGGGGTGACACCCTTTATCAACGTTGGCCGGCCCGGTTGGTCGACAAGGGGTGACACCCTTTGTCAACGTTCGCCGGGCCCGATTGGTCGACAAGGGGTGACACCCTTTGTCAACGTTCGCCGGGCCCGATTGGTCGACAAGGGGTGACACCCCCAAGGGCGTTGAACGGGGGGTCGGGTCAGTCGGCGGCGCGGAAGTCCGGCTTGCGCTTCTCGAAGAAGGCCTGAACGCCTTCCTTCACCTCGGAGGCGCGGGCGGCCTGGGCCTGCGCGACCGCCTCCTTCTCCAGGGCGGCGGAGAAGCTGGTCTCCAGCGCGGTGTTGATCTGCGACTTGATCATCGACAGCGCGCGACGGGGGCCGGCGGCGAGGGTCGAGGCCCACTCCGCGACGAGGCCGTCGAGAGAGTCCCCCGGCACCGACTTGTTGATCAGCCCGATGGCCGCGGCCTGACTGCCCGTCAGGCTTTGGGCGAAGAACGCGATCTCCTTCGCCTTCTGCGGCCCGACGAGCCGGGGCAGCGACCACGAGCCACCGCCGTCGAGGCCGAGGCCCCGGGCGGCGAAGAGCTCGCCGAAGGTCGATTCGTCGGCGGCGAGGACGAGGTCGCAGCACAGCGCGAAGTTCGCCCCGAACCCGATCGCCGGGCCGCGGACCTTCGCGATCGTCGGGATCGGGAGCTCGTGCAGGTTCCGGCAGAGGATCCCGACCCGGCGCATGAACGTCAGCTCGTCGGGCGCCATCGGCTCGACGAGGTCCATGCCGGAGCAGAACGCGTTCCCGGCCCCGGTCACGACGAGCACCCGGTTCCGGTGGTCGGACGCGACCTCGTCGAGCGCCGTGATCGCGGCGTCCACCATCCCGCGGTGGATCCCGTTCTTCCGGGCGGGCCGGTTCAGGGTCAGCGTCGCGACCCCGTCCTCGTCCCGCTCGAGCAGGATCGTCGGGCCCTCGTCTTTGGCGGCAGCCTTCGCGTCACTCATCCCGCGATCCTCTCAAGCCGCCCGTCAGCCCTTGTCGGGGTTCGCCGTCCAGCCGCTGCCCTGCGGGACGCCGGCCTCGGCGACGGCCTTGGCGAGGCCGTCGACGGTCCAGCGGCCGTCGGTGTCGAGCTTCCACTCGCGGTCCTTCTCCCACGGCTTCACGCGCTGGACGCGGGAGCCGCCGACGATGAACACCTCGCCGGTGATCTCGCACAGCGGGGAGGCGAGGTAGACCACGAACGGGCTGACGTTCGCCGGGTTGAACCGGTCGAACTTGCCCTCCTTCGGGGCGAGCGCGTCACCGAAAGCGGACTCCGTCATGCGGGTGCGGGCCTGCGGCGCGATCGCGTTGACGCGGACGCCGTAGCGCGCGAGTTCCTTCGACGCGACCTGCGTCAGCGACGCGACCGCGGCCTTGGCGGCGGCGTAGTTGGCCTGCCCCGGGTTGCCGAAGACGCCGGACTCGCTGGTGGTGTTGATGACCGACGCCGCGACCTCGACGCCGGCCTTCGACTGCTCACGCCAGTAGTTGCCGGCGGCGCGGGTGCAGACGAACGTGCCGGTCAGGTTGACGCGGACCACGAGGTCCCAGTCGTCG of the Sporichthya polymorpha DSM 43042 genome contains:
- a CDS encoding aromatic ring-hydroxylating oxygenase subunit alpha, with translation MTAPTERPAQRPRRSLFDQPRPDRSNGPSYQDLLDADTHEVPAFLRAEGESDFGVADIAARYYLDRDIAVLEKERIWKTVWQFACRETAVANPGDTVVYDIADLSILLVRGEDGVLRGFYNACLHRGRQLRHEDGPAGELACQFHGFCWDLDGGLKRVPARWDFPQVTDEGFALPQVRVDTWGGFVFVCLSEDQVPLRDYLGRLTELDHWDLEGRYVEAHVEKLLPCNWKVAQEAFMESFHVVTTHPQLLRGIGDANSQYDAWGWISRAITPRGTPSPHLTYEPTEQQIFDAMMGLGIDDPRILELPDDATARTVIAAATRKRMLDSLGDKAETLSDSECVDTFFYTAFPNFHPWGSYNRTCYRFRPNGFDPETCFMEVLVLSPFLGERPPDAPVRRLGLEDSFLDAIELGPLARVFFQDEYNVGFVQKGLHTLVEHKPGVSFGAYQETKIRHFYALYRELMDL
- a CDS encoding enoyl-CoA hydratase/isomerase family protein; amino-acid sequence: MSDAKAAAKDEGPTILLERDEDGVATLTLNRPARKNGIHRGMVDAAITALDEVASDHRNRVLVVTGAGNAFCSGMDLVEPMAPDELTFMRRVGILCRNLHELPIPTIAKVRGPAIGFGANFALCCDLVLAADESTFGELFAARGLGLDGGGSWSLPRLVGPQKAKEIAFFAQSLTGSQAAAIGLINKSVPGDSLDGLVAEWASTLAAGPRRALSMIKSQINTALETSFSAALEKEAVAQAQAARASEVKEGVQAFFEKRKPDFRAAD
- a CDS encoding SDR family oxidoreductase translates to MGNLDGRVAIVTGAARGIGREHALLLAAEGAKVVVNDLGGAHDGTGAAAGPAEDVAAEIRAAGGEAVANGDDVADPAGAERLVRQAVDTFGGLDVLVNNAGILRDRVLINLSDDDWDLVVRVNLTGTFVCTRAAGNYWREQSKAGVEVAASVINTTSESGVFGNPGQANYAAAKAAVASLTQVASKELARYGVRVNAIAPQARTRMTESAFGDALAPKEGKFDRFNPANVSPFVVYLASPLCEITGEVFIVGGSRVQRVKPWEKDREWKLDTDGRWTVDGLAKAVAEAGVPQGSGWTANPDKG